The stretch of DNA TACATATCGTTCTTCCATATATGTATGATGGTAGGCTGCCGCATCCGAGTCGTCCAGTTCAATGCGAACTGTTTCCCCCTCCTCCCAAGCTTCTTTTTCCTCGATGAGATTATTTTTTTCCATAAGATCGTCCGGCTGAATATCCTTTCCCTCCAAAAGCTCATACAGAAAACTTACGAAATTCAACATTCGGTTCAGTGTCATTTTGTCCGGATGGCGTTCTTCCTTCATTGACATGTGATATTTCTTATAAAACTGATGTATTTCCACATAGCTGAGCTCTTCTGCACATACCGGACCTGACAGATAGAAATCCTGGCCGCTCTGAACACAAAAGAAATAAATTTTATCAAAAGCCTTATAAATAGTCGGTACATTCTGTTCTTTTGTCTGGCAGATCAGGGACCGGCGCAAGTCCTCTGATACAGTCAGCGGATTCTGTTTTTCGGGAAAAACCCCAAGACTCCGGATATTTTCTCCTGCTTCATCTGCATAAAAAATGGGAATTCCCCACAGGCTTTCCAGTTTTCTCAACAATGTATGTTCTACCATGTCAACATCCTTTCATCTATAATATCGGGCTGTTATTGGAATAAATTATATGTTTTTTTTCTTCCATGAGCAAGTCCCCAACCCTGCTTATTGCTTTTCACAACTTCGCAGGAAACTTACTTGATTCGGTTAAAAAGGCTTGCGGCTTTTTTCGGGGGAGAGTATGCTTGTAGTATCATAAATAAGAGAAACAAGGGGATTTTCCTATGAAAATATGTGGATTTAACAAAACAACCCTGCTGGATTATCCGGGAAGGGTAGCCTGTACCATATTCTTAGGCGGCTGCAATTTCCGCTGCCCATTCTGCCAGAACGGAGCTCTTGTCGTGGAGCCTGATAACCAGCCTGAATATTCCCAGGAGGAAATCCTGGCTTTTCTGAAAAAAAGAAAGGGGATCCTGGATGGCGTCTGCATTTCCGGCGGTGAACCCACGCTTGCCCCGGAACTGCCGGAATTTCTCGGCAGGATCAGGGAGCTGGGCTATGATGTAAAGCTCGATACCAACGGTTCCCGCCCCTCCGTGGTAAAAGATCTCGCAGCAGCTGACCTGATCAACAAGGTTGCCATGGATATCAAAGCCTGTCCTTCCAACTATCATGCGCTTACCGGTGTACATGCTGATCTGGATGGGATCCGGGAAACTGCCGGATGGCTGCTGGAGGGACACCTTGATTATGAATTTCGTACAACGGTTGTGAAGGAACTTCATTCTGAAAAAGATTTTCAGGAGATCAGCCGATGGTTAAGCGGTGCAAAAGCTTATTATCTCCAGGCTTATCGGGATTCCGACGGAGTTCTGATGCCGGGATTCTCTGCCTGCTCCGAGAAAGAAATGATAAACTACCGGGATATCCTGTCTCAGACGATCCCGGTAGTAGAAATTCGTGGTATGGAGCTGTGATCTGCGGATTTGCAAAACTGTTTGCTTATCTGCATGGATGCTGAAATTTTTCTGATCAGATGTTAATAAAACAGTACCAGTATCCTCCCTTTCCGCCTGGGATATGAATATCCGGACATTCCTTAAAGTAGGGAAAGCCAAACATATTGGCCATAAACCGTTCCTGCTGGCTGTATCCTCCGGGCACACCCAGTATGTACTGTCCCTGATGATTTCTGCACAGCAGAAGATGGCCGAAATTCTGATATCCGTACATGACAAAACGGTTGCTGCAGAAGCAGCCGTTTTGTCTGCATAAGGCACTGCAGTCCGATGGTCTGATCTTGCGACAGTCTGTGAAATAGCCGTCGTTAAACGGATCATCACAGGGTATTCCCGGAAGTGGACGAGATGGCTCAGGTCGCGATGGTTCCGGCGGATGCGGTGATGGCTGGCCTGGCCGCGGTGGTTCCGGCGGATGCGGTGATGGCTGGCCTGGCTGCGGTGGTTCCGGCGGATGCGGTGATGGCTGGCCTGGCCGCGGTGATTCCGGCGGATGCGGACCGGGAGCCTGATATGAATTTCCGGTTTCCGATGCCTTCAATACCTCCTCCTGAACTTCCTCTACCGTCATGATCCTGTCTGACTTCTTCTGATATTCCTGCACTTCTGGCAAGGTTCCGTCTTTTTGATTTTCTTCCTCCTTTTCTCCCCGCTCTCTGCCTTTTTTCTCCGCTGCCTTCTGATATTCCGTTCCTGTTTTCTCCGCTTCCTTCCGAGGTTCCGTTTCTTTTTTCTTCCACTCGCGGAAATTCTCCGGCCGTATCGGCTGATCATCCCATTCTGTTCCCCAGAATCCGCCGGCATCGGAGATCAGAAGCAGTCCTCCAAGCTCCTGAAGACTTTTTCCCATGCCTCCAATATCCCCTGTATCCGTCTCCAGCGCGCACTCGATCCGCTCCTGCCCGGTAACACAGCTTCCGATCAAAATACCATCCATCAGCCCTTCCCGCCGCACAAACCCATACACTTTGCACCGACTTCCAGGCTCCAGTCCAACACAACGCAAATGAACCTCCACACGGCATTTCCTATCTCTGGCCTCCACCCTCACATAACCGCTGCTGCCGTCTTTTTTTCCTTTCCGATACTCGTACACATACGCAACAAAACGCTGATATCCAGCCAACGCACGTCCCTCCGGTATTTCGGTTTCGTTAATATATATGAAGTTTAAGAGAAATCATTCCATCAACGTGAAAAAGCTCCAGGATGTACAAACGCAAAAAAAGAATCCCTCAACCAAGGGATTCTCAAGCTGTTAGTCGAAAAATACGGCTATACCAGAATCGGTACATCAACACAGAATATCAACAGACAGGTGCGAAATTAAAATATGCGGAAAATTTTCGCTTTTGTCAAAAAAGCATTACTATCTTAGAACATTTTGCGCTTGTCAGGGTTCTCCGTATATGCTACACTGTACAGGAACAATCGTGTTACAGGGTGGCTGACCTCTAGTCCAAAAAGGATGGAGGTGGTGCTGATGAACGACAACCATTTTGACTTCAAAGATCTTATGGCTTTTGGCATGTTCATTCTAGCATTGCTTACGTTCGTATTAACGTTTTGTAAGTAATTCTTTACATAGAAAAACCACCCAAAAACTTTGGCCGAGTACAGGGTGGGATTTTCTAATC from Blautia sp. SC05B48 encodes:
- a CDS encoding DUF6128 domain-containing protein, whose product is MAGYQRFVAYVYEYRKGKKDGSSGYVRVEARDRKCRVEVHLRCVGLEPGSRCKVYGFVRREGLMDGILIGSCVTGQERIECALETDTGDIGGMGKSLQELGGLLLISDAGGFWGTEWDDQPIRPENFREWKKKETEPRKEAEKTGTEYQKAAEKKGRERGEKEEENQKDGTLPEVQEYQKKSDRIMTVEEVQEEVLKASETGNSYQAPGPHPPESPRPGQPSPHPPEPPQPGQPSPHPPEPPRPGQPSPHPPEPSRPEPSRPLPGIPCDDPFNDGYFTDCRKIRPSDCSALCRQNGCFCSNRFVMYGYQNFGHLLLCRNHQGQYILGVPGGYSQQERFMANMFGFPYFKECPDIHIPGGKGGYWYCFINI
- a CDS encoding anaerobic ribonucleoside-triphosphate reductase activating protein; the protein is MKICGFNKTTLLDYPGRVACTIFLGGCNFRCPFCQNGALVVEPDNQPEYSQEEILAFLKKRKGILDGVCISGGEPTLAPELPEFLGRIRELGYDVKLDTNGSRPSVVKDLAAADLINKVAMDIKACPSNYHALTGVHADLDGIRETAGWLLEGHLDYEFRTTVVKELHSEKDFQEISRWLSGAKAYYLQAYRDSDGVLMPGFSACSEKEMINYRDILSQTIPVVEIRGMEL